In Pseudomonas campi, the sequence CAAAGCCTTGCTCGACAGCCGCCGCTCGCTGCGTGAAATCGCCGAGCTGATGCAGGATAGCCCAGCCATTGCCCTGACCCTGATCCGCGAAGCCAACCGCAAAGGCAGCAGCCTCAGCGAGCCGGCCGAAAGCCTGGAACAGGCGCTCACCCGCCTGGGCCTGAGCCGCACCGAAGCCCTGCTGAACCAGATTCCGGCACTGGATGTGGCACAGATTCCGCGTGAGCTGCGCCAGCTGCAACTGATCAGCCTGCATGCCGCGCAACAGGCCAATGGCCTGTTCGCCAATCGCCTGGCACGCCTGCGGCAGGAGATCCACTGGGGCAGCCTGCTGTTCTTCGCCCCGTTGTGGCCACTGGTATACAACCACCCACAGCTGTTCAACGAATGGGAACAGCGGGTGCTCGGCAAAGGTGAGCCGGCGGCGCGCGTCGAGCGCGAACTGCTCGGTGTCCCGCTGCTGCAGCTGTGCCTGGCGCTGGCCCGCCACTGGCGCCTGCCAGACTGGATCGTGCAGGGCTATCGCCTGCTGGTCGAGGATCGCCGCCTGCTGGTCAAGGCACTGCATATCGCCCACGACAATGAACATCCCCTGCACCAGCAACAGATGCTCGACGCCGACCCGCACCTGCGCCGCTGGCTGACCCAGCCCGGCAACAGCATCCTGCTGGCCAACGGCCTGGCCCTGTCTGCCCACCACAACTGGAGCTGCCAGCATAGCCAGCGCTGGCAACGCCTGACCGGCCTGTACCTGCACAGCACGCTGGGTGAAGTACAACAACTGGTGCATCAGCAAGCCGTGCAGAGCGCCTGGCAACATGCCCAAGCTGATCTCTGGCATCCGGCCGAAGCACTGCTGTGGCCGTGGAATGCCTGCCGCCTGCAGTTGAAGTCGCCCCCTGCTGTCGTCAAAAGCGAGCCGAACGAGTGGAAGACCCAGTGTGCCCGCCTGCTGGCCACCCCCTCGTCCTTTGCCAACACCCTGCAGCTGACCGATTGTGCCCGCGCCGCCCTGCTCGCCAGCGGCTTCCCGCGCGTGCTGTTATTGCTGGCCGATCGCACTCACACGCGCCTGATCACCCAGCAGGCGGCGGGCCTGCCGCTGGAGGCCGGGCAACTGCGCCTCGAACCGGCGCACAGCCAGGTGCTCAAACGCCTACTCGCCCAGCCCGGACAGCTGCGCCTGAGCCCCGCCAACATGGCGCAATTCTCTGCGCTGCTGCCGGGTAGCCTGAAGGCCCTGTTCGCCGGCGAACACCTGCTGCTGCGCTCGCTGGCCAGCAATGGCCGGGTAGTGATGCTGCTGATCGCCGACCAGAACGGCGGCGCGATCAGCGACGGCCAGCTGCAGGTCTTCAGCAAGACGGCCCAGTGCATCGAACGGGCCCTGACCAGCTTTGCCCGCCGCGGCGCTTAGAACCGGTTTACCACCTCCTGACTGTCGGCCCTACCACGTTATCGGGACAGCTTTGCCCGCCGCGGCGCCTGGTCTTCCGCTACAATTGCGCCCTTTGACCGACCCCGAGGCCCTGCATGTCTGCCTTTTCCTCCCTGCCGCTGGTGATCGAACCAGCCGAGCTGGCCGACCGCCTGCAAGCACCCGAACTGATTCTGGTCGACCTCAGCACCGCCGCCCGTTACGCACAAGGGCACATTGCCGGAGCACACTGGGTCGACAGCAAGCGCACCCAGCTGGGCCAACCGCCGGCGCCGGGCCTACTGCCGGAAAAGACCCAGCTGGAAGCCCTGTTCGGTGAGTTGGGCCATCGCGCGGATGCGGTCTACGTGGTCTATGACGACGAGGGTGGTGGCTGGGCCGGGCGCTTCATCTGGCTGCTCGACGTGATCGGCCATGCTCGCTACCACTACCTCAATGGCGGTTTGCAGGCCTGGCTGAGCGAAGGTCGCGACGTCACCCCGGAGCCAACTGCCAGCGCCAGTGGCACGCCGGTGCTCAGTCTGCATGACGAGCCCACGGCCTCCCGCGAATACCTGCTGAGCCGCCTAGGTGCGGCCGACTTGGCGATCTGGGACGCACGCTCGCCGGCCGAGTTCAGCGGCGAAAAAGTCCTCGCCGCCAAGGACGGGCATATTCCCGGGGCGATCAATTTCGAATGGACCGCTGGCATGGACGCCCAGCACGGCCTGCGCATCCGCAGCGACCTGGCGCAGGTACTGGCCGATCTGGGCATCACGACCGACAAGGAAGTGATCACCCACTGCCAGACCCACCGCCGCTCCGGCTTCACCTATCTCGCCGCCAAGGCGCTCGGCTACCCACGGGTCAAGGCCTATGCCGGCTCCTGGTCGGAATGGGGCAACCATCCCGACACACCGGTCGAGCGTTAACCCTCTACTTCGCGGATCTGCCGTACGGCGGCCAGATGCGCAATGGCTTGCCACCCTTCAAGGAATCCCCATGAAACAGCGCCTGTTCATCCTCAGCCAATACCTGCTGCCACACCACCTGCTGTCGCGCCTGATCGGCTGCGCCGCCGAATGCCGCGCCGCCTGGTTCAAGGATCGCCTGATCGGCTGGTTCGCCAAGCAGTACCAGGTCAACATGAGCGAGGCCCAGGTCGAAGACCTGACTGCCTACGAACACTTCAACGCCTTTTTCACCCGCGCCCTGAAAGACGGCGCCCGCCCGCTGGATGCAACGCCGGGCGCCACCCTCTGCCCGGCCGACGGCGCGGTCAGCCAGCTCGGCCCGATCGAACAGGGCCGCATCTTCCAGGCCAAGGGCCACAGCTACAGCGTGCTGGAACTGCTCGGTGGCGATGCCGAGCGCGCCGCACCGTTCATGGGCGGCGACTTTGCCACCATCTACCTGTCGCCCAAGGACTACCACCGCGTGCACATGCCCCTGGGCGGCACGCTGAAGGAAATGGTCTATGTGCCCGGCCGATTGTTCTCGGTCAACCAGACCACCGCGGAAAACGTCCCCGAGCTGTTCGCCCGTAACGAGCGCGTGGTCTGCCTGTTCGACACCGAGCGCGGACCAATGGCCGTGGTACTGGTCGGCGCCATGATCGTCGCCAGCATCGAAACGGTGTGGGCCGGGCTGATCACCCCGCCGAAGCGCGAGCTGAAAACCATCCGTTACGATGAAACCGCGCGCGCCGCCATCGAACTGATCAAGGGCGGCGAACTGGGCCGCTTCAAGCTTGGTTCCACCGCCATCGTGCTGTTTGGCCCGCAACAAGTGCAGTGGGCCGAGGGCCTGATCGCCGGCAGCCCGGTGCGCATGGGCCAGGCGCTGGCGCACCCACGCAGCTAACCCCTGGCCATGCACAGCGGTTTCTGGCAACGCTGCCTGCGTCTGCTGGGCTGGGGCACGGATGCCACCAGCCACCTGGAAAAGTACCTGGCGACCCTGGGTGCCTTCGTCGGCATTAGCCTGATCTACGCAGTCACCCACTGGCTGCTGCCCAGCGAAGCGGCTTTCTGGGTGGTCGCCTCGATGGGCGCCAGCGCCGTGCTGTTGTTCGTAGTGCCACACGGCGCCCTGTCGCAACCCTGGGCGGTGATTGGCGGACATGGCCTGTCGGCACTGATCGGGGTGATCTGCCAGAAACTGCTGCCGGGCTCGCCCTTCACTCCTGCGCTGGCCGTGGCCCTGGCCATCCTGGCCATGCAGTACACACGCTGCATCCATCCACCGGGTGGCGCCACGGCACTCAGCGCGGTCGTCGGTGGTACGGCAATCCATGACCTGGGTTTCGCCTTCGTGCTCAGCCCGGTTCTGCTCAATGTCGCGGT encodes:
- a CDS encoding HDOD domain-containing protein — encoded protein: MPTQKPVPQTLDAWLKQLDGARLPVASEQHERVRKALLDSRRSLREIAELMQDSPAIALTLIREANRKGSSLSEPAESLEQALTRLGLSRTEALLNQIPALDVAQIPRELRQLQLISLHAAQQANGLFANRLARLRQEIHWGSLLFFAPLWPLVYNHPQLFNEWEQRVLGKGEPAARVERELLGVPLLQLCLALARHWRLPDWIVQGYRLLVEDRRLLVKALHIAHDNEHPLHQQQMLDADPHLRRWLTQPGNSILLANGLALSAHHNWSCQHSQRWQRLTGLYLHSTLGEVQQLVHQQAVQSAWQHAQADLWHPAEALLWPWNACRLQLKSPPAVVKSEPNEWKTQCARLLATPSSFANTLQLTDCARAALLASGFPRVLLLLADRTHTRLITQQAAGLPLEAGQLRLEPAHSQVLKRLLAQPGQLRLSPANMAQFSALLPGSLKALFAGEHLLLRSLASNGRVVMLLIADQNGGAISDGQLQVFSKTAQCIERALTSFARRGA
- a CDS encoding rhodanese-like domain-containing protein, translating into MSAFSSLPLVIEPAELADRLQAPELILVDLSTAARYAQGHIAGAHWVDSKRTQLGQPPAPGLLPEKTQLEALFGELGHRADAVYVVYDDEGGGWAGRFIWLLDVIGHARYHYLNGGLQAWLSEGRDVTPEPTASASGTPVLSLHDEPTASREYLLSRLGAADLAIWDARSPAEFSGEKVLAAKDGHIPGAINFEWTAGMDAQHGLRIRSDLAQVLADLGITTDKEVITHCQTHRRSGFTYLAAKALGYPRVKAYAGSWSEWGNHPDTPVER
- the asd gene encoding archaetidylserine decarboxylase (Phosphatidylserine decarboxylase is synthesized as a single chain precursor. Generation of the pyruvoyl active site from a Ser is coupled to cleavage of a Gly-Ser bond between the larger (beta) and smaller (alpha chains). It is an integral membrane protein.), giving the protein MKQRLFILSQYLLPHHLLSRLIGCAAECRAAWFKDRLIGWFAKQYQVNMSEAQVEDLTAYEHFNAFFTRALKDGARPLDATPGATLCPADGAVSQLGPIEQGRIFQAKGHSYSVLELLGGDAERAAPFMGGDFATIYLSPKDYHRVHMPLGGTLKEMVYVPGRLFSVNQTTAENVPELFARNERVVCLFDTERGPMAVVLVGAMIVASIETVWAGLITPPKRELKTIRYDETARAAIELIKGGELGRFKLGSTAIVLFGPQQVQWAEGLIAGSPVRMGQALAHPRS